TTTTTAGTAATTATTATTAGTGTTAACATCATACTAAGAATCGTAAGCGTTTTTAACTTATCAAAAAATAAATAATAAAATTGAGGTTTATTTTTCTGCTTAAAGCAACACAATTGATAATATACTTTGATATCTATTAATACATGACTCATGAGTTTGGTAATAACGGTATGTCTATTGGTAATAGTTGGGCTCATGACCGTATACGGTTTATCAGTATCAGATTTAGTTTTTTGCGTTGACAAAACTTTTTATGATGATGAAGAAAAATCAATGACATCCCTTCTTAAAGGACCGACCATGAAACACATGACAGACAAGACTCTTGTAGAAATAGTAAAAAGCTTTAAGAATTCTTCAGGATTTTACAAAATTAATGGAACTTTAGAAAATGAGGATTCGATTATACTTACAGATATTAAGGTGATAAAATATTACAAGATTCCTTCGGTAAATGATACAACGTTATTATGCTATGAGGAAAGTGGTGTTAGGTGCGAATATAAGTCAATTAATCAATTACATTCAGATAGTTTTTTATTAAACATTCCTGATCCAAACATGAATGCTAAATAATGGTATTATATTCTCATACAGTAAAATAGAGTTACATCGAGAAGTAACATGCATTTATGCGTAGTTCTAAGATGGTTTTTGGTTTAAAACCTAGGACTAATTAATAATATAGGAGTTGAGCGAAATTAGTGCTACCAATAACATTTGAGATATAAGGATAAATAGTAAAACAATAAGATGAAACAAGATTATATCATATAACTTTATTCCTCTTAATCCTAAATCGATAAAGTCAACTTCATTTGGTAGGCACTTGACCACAAAATGGGCTCATGATGAGCATGCTTTATGAATTATTCAATCAATCAATTGATGAAATGAAAATAAATAAAATCACAATTGATTGCAATTAATTACAACAAAAACGTGGACATTATTAGGTGCCGATATTCAATCATTCTTATGAATTTTCGAAATATCAATTCACAACAAAATACTCATCAAATGACGAAACTAGCATCAATATTTTCAATTCTTTTTGTTTCCATGTTTTCTATGGCAATCATTTCGGCAGAGGATAAAACGGTAGTAAATGTGAAATCAAAACCAAGAGCACAAGTGGAAGCGATTGAATCATCATCGACAATGGGATCTGAAGTCGATTCAAAGGATCTTACAACCAAGTCACATGAATCTTTGAATGAATATGAAATCACAAAGCAGTCAGGAACAGGTTCTTTTGTATCAAACTATATCAATGCATGGAAACTGAGCAAAGCAAGTTCGGTATTTCAAATAACTTTATAAATTAATAATAAATTACAAAATCTTAAAACTAGCTCGTTGATCACATAAAAGTTTGGTTAATTTGCTTGCAAATTAAGACATTGATAAATAAATTTTCTTTTTCAAAATTTGTTTATACATAATTCTTTCAGAGATTAATGGATTTGAATGCGAAATGAATTTAACATGAAATCATAATTATATTGTCTGATTACAATAGGTTTATTAATTTAGCACAAACATTCAAGTTATGAGATTTTTCCCCAAAACCGTCATTGTAGTTACAGGGATATGCCTTTTAATGATAACTCACTCTTCTCTTGTCTTTGAGGTCTTAGGTCAGCCTAATGCTATTAACATTAGTGATTATGACTTGGAATTTACCCCGCATACTTTGCAAAACAGCACTATAGCGGGTGACAATAATACATCTCATTCTGATGCCAACTGACAAGAAAGTTCTTGAAATTTATGGCGGCTCAAGAATGGCAACGATATGCTGTGCAATTATCCTCTATCATGCTCGAATAGTCTTATTTTTCTAGCAGATATATCATTCTTAAGTTTAGAACTTTGATTAGAGATGCCTTCATCAAATTACTAAAAAAGGGACGGTCAATCAAGATTGTCGGATTATGAAAATAGTGTCTGAACTAGTATATAACGTATATGTTCAATGTCTAAATGATTTCAACATAGTCTTTTGGTATGTTGATGTCAACTATTTTTAGAATAACTTAAATAGTCATGAATTCAAAAAATAGACTTTATCTCCTATTTACCTACTTATTAATTTCATTGTATAAAACTAGTTAACAATGTAATTATGAATTTTGTATGACCTCATATATTTACATTAATTTTATCTTGAATGTGAAGGCCCTGACAAACTTTGTGATATTGCAGTTGATGCTTCAGCAAAATTTCTCAAACACAGATAAGTCGAATATTTATGGAGTAGATTTTTTCTATTCAGGATTACATTTTCCAAGGATTGATGAAAGTAATTGTATTAGCTGCATTCTCTTACCCAGCAATAAATTTGATCAAGTTAATGATTATCTCACTATGATTGACAACCTTTTGGATCAATTAGATATGATGATTAATAAACTAAAATAAGAATTGCCAAATGCTTTGTCGCCTAACTCAACATATTTAGCTGGAATGAACAGATTGATTATTTGTGATAGACTGGCCCTCTTACAATCGCTCATTAGTTCAACGCGGTGAGATCCTCTTCTCGTATGATTTCCTTGATGGTTGGGGTTCAGAGATAGAGAATATGAATATAAACAAAAAGGGTAAACCATTTGTATTTCCAGATTCTTTCATCTTGGCCATTGGTTACATTCGCTATTTATTTCACCTACCATACAGACAAACCCAAGGTATAATTAAGGCCACAGGAAAAAGGTTACCTGCTAATCCACCAAGTTATGGTCACATCTGTAAACGAATCAACAAGCTAAACATCGATATTAAAAGAGACAAGATGGATGACGATGATGACCTAATAATATCAATAGACAGTACAGGTATCAAGATTACTAACAGAGGTCAGTGGATGGATGAGAAATGGAATACACAAAATAGAAAAGGATATCTCAAGATCCACGTTGCTGTAGACATAAAGACCAGGAAAATCATTGCTTTGGAAGTGACAGATGAGAAGGTACATGATGGGAAAATGCTAAAGAAACTAGTCAATCATGTTTTGGATTCGAGAGAACCAAACACTGTAAAGATAAAATCGGTACTAGCTGATGGAGCCTATGATTCAAATCCAAACTTTGTGTATCTTGAGGACAAAAAGATCAATCCAGGTATAAAGGTAAGAAGGAACTCTATTGTTTCTCCTAAAAACAATAGGTTAAGGAACAACGAAGTAAAGTTACAAGCAAAGGATCTGTTGAAATGGAAGACAAAAAGAAAATACGGACAGAGATGGATATCTGAAACTGTGTTCTCAGCTATAAAGAGAATGTTTGGTGAATACACATCAGCAAACAGGTTTCAAAACATGGTAAAGGAGATCATGATAAAAGTATCATTGTATAACATTTTTAGAAGAATATAACATGATGATCATGATGATAACCGGAGAATAAGGAATTATGCAACAAAGCATTGCCAAATAAAGAATAAGAAAGAAGTTTGTTCAGTATTTAAACCGGTTTTAGAAACAATTAGAAGGACGATGTATCATCTGGTGGGTTCACTGATGATAACGCCGGATCACCCTATTGTATCTGCGGAGAGTGACAATTCGAGAATACACAAGGGGTGGGTTCCAATAGTATTCTAACCGTGCACAACCAAGAGCATGCTGAATTGGGAGTTACAACGCTCACCTGGAGCAATACACACGCTGCTGATGCTCTGACCTGGGCTGATCATCTGGTTACTCTCCAAGTGATCGGTGGTTCAAATGCTCACGATCCTAACCAAACTCCAACACGGGTGAAAACTTCGGAGTAAGAAGGTATAATGTAATGAACCATGCAACCCCAGATCAGATGCAGAAAATGTGGCTCCGGGAAAAGAACAAACATGACGGCACATTACCGCCAAGGTCTGGACATTATGGACAGATGGTTTCTCCGGTCACGACCGAGGTTGGTTGCGCTACCACAAGTACACTCGGTGGTCCTTTCGCTCAATCTGGCGGAACAGACGGTTGAGTGTGCCGCTATACTCCGCGGGCATAGTCATGACCTGCGTGAATTGAGCCTGTAGGCATGTAACTTCCATTATGGCCAAAAATTTCATTTTGATCTTTATAAAGGAAGTTATCATATTATGATATGCAAATTACTGTAAGGATTAATGGAGTAGATCCAAAGATCTCTGAGTTGGGAGAAGAAGGAAACTCTGAACGAATCTTTGAAGTAAAGAAGCAGAATATCATATCAAATACATCTTGTTCTATATTTTCAAAAAATGAACACGATCAAAATGCCTCTCATGTACTTGTGGATGTTGGCAATGGAGTTATCTCAAGCATCGAGCGAGGATTCCCTAGTCTTAGAGATGGAACATCATATTTATCAGACTCCCACCTTCCAAATGCACTTTTGATAACTCATTCACATGATGATCATATTGCAGAACTTCCATCTTTAATAGAAAAAATTACTAATAGTTCCAAGAATTTACAAATTTTCTGCACAGAACAATGCTATGAACAAATTGTTCAAAAGTTTCCTCACCTCTCATCCATTATTTCATCAAATTCAACTTCTGTAATAAATAATAATACTATTTCCGTGAATGTAATATATCCAAATAATAACTTTAAAGTTGATAATCTTTCAATAACTCCTATTTTGGCAGACCATGGCAGTAATACCCCTGCTGGTTCGGTCATTTATGTAGTAGATATAGATAATATAAAAATAGTATTTGGATGGGATTTTCTTTCTCTTGTAGGCGTAGATGAAAATATACTCTGGAATCCTGATCTTCTTATACTGGGTACTAATAGTTATAATCCGCATCCAGAAACAGGAATGATCTCTGTTTCCGATGCATACTCATTAATAAGACAATGGAATGCTAAAGAAAGCTATATAGTACATTATAGTGGGTTAGCAGATCTTGTAGATGCTAAAAATCAATGGTTTAGAGGACCAACAAAACCTATGACCTCAGAAGAACTACAAAAAGTAGTAGACTCTAGTGGTCCTATATCAGGTGCAGAAAATCTTTATTCTTTTAAAATAACCGTAGCCAAGGAAGGAATGTTGTGGCACTCAAAAACGCAATTTGAAGAACCTTTGGAAAAATATAATGGTAGTGATAAAATAGGAAACGAACTTTTAATTGAAGGTCTTGAAAAATATGTGTTGAAATTTGAACATAATTCTATAGAAGATAATTTAAGAATCATGGTTGAGGATCGCATCAATAGACGTGATTTATCCTTCGTTAGGCCACACAAAGATAGTAATAATGATAATATAGTTTATGCCGAGGCAGTGAAAGGGGGAATGAGGACTTGTGGTCCAGAATTGAGAATGGAGGTACTCAATACAATTCCACAATCCGCACAATCACGGGAAGATTCTGCTGTTGTTAGAATGCATGCCTACAAAGGCAAAAAGGATGTTTACAAAAACGATATACGAATCAATAATTTAGATGCGGTAAGGTTGAAAAGATATCTTCAAGAAAATTTAACATAACATCTACGTGCTTAATCTATTGATATGACATAATCGGAGTTTTTCCTTTTTATATATGTCTTTAGATGGGAAAGTTCTTTTAGGTTAGAGCAAAATAGGATTTGAGAAAATATTGTTACTGTGTAATGGAGAAGACAGATAAATCATGTTTGTACCAAACTAGATATGTATTATAGTCACGCAATCAGATAGGATTAAGTTAGATTGTTTATTAAACACCTAGACTTTTGGAAGAAAAAAAGTAGGTTTACGTCCTGATATTGGGCACTGACCTATACTACGCATAGTTTGTATTTCAACAACTACTTCCTTTAGGACACTACGTTACTATCCTCTTCTGCTGATTGACCTTGATAAATTGGAGATTCGGAATACCTATTTCCATCACTTGACTGTCAACATACGTTATTCCCTGAGGTAAGTAAGCCTTCTAATATAGGGATTGGTGAAATAATTCCTATAACCCTGACCGTGTATGAAGGTGAATTTGACACATTCATATTACCACAGCCGGCGTAAAAGGTCATTCCAGCTGGAACGCTTCCGGCTGCAATGGTATCTATCACAACATTCTTTTTATCTATGACAGTGATTGTGGCTGAAAATGCGTTTGTTACATACATATTATTATAACTACCTGGGTTGAACGTTACTCTAGCTGGGCTGTCTCTTCCTTTTATGGTATCTATAGCTCCATCTTTTTGGGCAAAGGCTTTAGATATTCCAGTCGAATCAGTATAAATTACAAACTATAACGAAATTATAAGCACACGCCTAGACCAATGTTATCAAGGAATTTGATTGGTAAGATGAACTTACATATATAGAAAATTAGTTTATAACAACCGATTATCAATCAATTTGTTTATTAATCTAATCTTCTCTCAAAATGCTTAGAAATGATGCATTATATTTCCAGAAAGTCTGAGAATTATTGTTATTGAAATTATGATAATAGGTCTCAGATAATTAATCGTGATGTATAATAAAGGTGTTCTTAGTATTTTAGGAAGAGTATATTTGAATACTAAATTGTTTATAGGAACATCTGCAATCATCTTGTTATATGGACTCACCACTGTCTCTACAGACACTTTATTAAGCTCAGCAACCCCAAATTTGGATCAAACCAAAGTTAATTCGTATAATGAGCCAATCAATAATCATCTTTTAAGCTTGAATGTACTAACTAATAGTCTAGAAAACAGACTTTATGGAGTAGCTTCTATATTGGAATTTGCAAGCAACCTACCGGAAATGAAAAGTGTGCCTAATGTGAGCTTGTTGAATACTACTCTGGAAACCCTCCATGGAATTCCACAAGACTCAGATTTACAAAAAAGAAACATTGCACAGGAAATCTTATCCCACTATCATGAAATTGCTGGAATAGCATTCATTATGCCTAATGGTGATACCTACTTCATGGAACCTTATGCCTTGCAAAGCAATCAGACTAAAAATAATCTTGCTTACAGAGACTACTTTAAAGGATCTATTGCTACTAACGACACCTATCTTGGAGACATAATTACTTCCACATCTTCGGGCGTTAAACGTGCTATTGTAGCAGTACCCGTATTTACCGAAAAGAATAACGGAGTTTTAACAGGGGTTTTGGTTGGATCTATAGAATTAGGCCTTTTGAACAAAGAACTTCAATCATTAGATTTATCTCAAGGTCAACGAATTGTATATGTTGACTCCAACGATACTAAGTTAGCAGATTCTGATAGGAGACTTTTTACAAATAGTAGTGAAACATTTTCTAATCTAAAGAGTTTCCAGAATGCCAATGAAGGAAAGTTCGGTTCCATTGTGGAGAAAGTAGGCCAAGATAACATGCTAGTAACATACTATCCAATGGAGGCGCTCCAAAATAGGTGGATAGTACTTTGGATACAGCCCATTAGTTAGCAATATGGGCTACAATAGTAACAAGTTTTTGACTGAACAAATAGATCCAATCGGGTGCTCTTTTACATCATCCTTACTACGGACGATTCATTAATACATCTCTCTATAATCAAATAATAATTTAACAACGGATATTAATTGTGCCCAATGTAGTACTACGCTAAAGTCATTGACTATTGGAAATGAAATCTTATATACCAAATAAAAGAAAATTCCCAAGTTGTCAATCCAATACCCACAATGACTCCGATAAGTTAAACCCGTTGTGAAACCTAAGTGAATGTCCTTTTGATTTCCGTCAAAGCCCCCAACCATATTAGTCTCTTTATTCTCCTCGCTGCATTACATTGGTAGAATAAATGCGGAATCTGTTTATGACTTGAATCACTACATACAGAACTAGAGTAAAAAATGGATTCAATTAATAGGTCTACT
This Candidatus Nitrosocosmicus oleophilus DNA region includes the following protein-coding sequences:
- a CDS encoding IS5-like element ISThar1 family transposase, which encodes MIDWPSYNRSLVQRGEILFSYDFLDGWGSEIENMNINKKGKPFVFPDSFILAIGYIRYLFHLPYRQTQGIIKATGKRLPANPPSYGHICKRINKLNIDIKRDKMDDDDDLIISIDSTGIKITNRGQWMDEKWNTQNRKGYLKIHVAVDIKTRKIIALEVTDEKVHDGKMLKKLVNHVLDSREPNTVKIKSVLADGAYDSNPNFVYLEDKKINPGIKVRRNSIVSPKNNRLRNNEVKLQAKDLLKWKTKRKYGQRWISETVFSAIKRMFGEYTSANRFQNMVKEIMIKVSLYNIFRRI
- a CDS encoding MBL fold metallo-hydrolase, translating into MQITVRINGVDPKISELGEEGNSERIFEVKKQNIISNTSCSIFSKNEHDQNASHVLVDVGNGVISSIERGFPSLRDGTSYLSDSHLPNALLITHSHDDHIAELPSLIEKITNSSKNLQIFCTEQCYEQIVQKFPHLSSIISSNSTSVINNNTISVNVIYPNNNFKVDNLSITPILADHGSNTPAGSVIYVVDIDNIKIVFGWDFLSLVGVDENILWNPDLLILGTNSYNPHPETGMISVSDAYSLIRQWNAKESYIVHYSGLADLVDAKNQWFRGPTKPMTSEELQKVVDSSGPISGAENLYSFKITVAKEGMLWHSKTQFEEPLEKYNGSDKIGNELLIEGLEKYVLKFEHNSIEDNLRIMVEDRINRRDLSFVRPHKDSNNDNIVYAEAVKGGMRTCGPELRMEVLNTIPQSAQSREDSAVVRMHAYKGKKDVYKNDIRINNLDAVRLKRYLQENLT
- a CDS encoding cache domain-containing protein, which encodes MNTKLFIGTSAIILLYGLTTVSTDTLLSSATPNLDQTKVNSYNEPINNHLLSLNVLTNSLENRLYGVASILEFASNLPEMKSVPNVSLLNTTLETLHGIPQDSDLQKRNIAQEILSHYHEIAGIAFIMPNGDTYFMEPYALQSNQTKNNLAYRDYFKGSIATNDTYLGDIITSTSSGVKRAIVAVPVFTEKNNGVLTGVLVGSIELGLLNKELQSLDLSQGQRIVYVDSNDTKLADSDRRLFTNSSETFSNLKSFQNANEGKFGSIVEKVGQDNMLVTYYPMEALQNRWIVLWIQPIS